In Opitutaceae bacterium TAV5, one genomic interval encodes:
- a CDS encoding ATPase produces the protein MPHSPELLGRMRNLDAHLFRNIRGQDRVIARVAPALVRGELGLSDPSRPRASFLFVGPTGTGKSELASVFSGYLFGPDHLMPFDMSEYQNKESVEKMLGADRSDVGLLGKALSAHGRGTLLFDEMEKAHPEVLDLFLQILWHGRITVATGRTFLLNDYYVVFTSNIGAADAMRMERSSAATVEESVQRRVRQRLRPELVGRIDEIAVFSRLSPDVQREICSLLIDREITRLRQNGGYQLEIGEGVMEFLLREGYDPHYGARPMQRAVSRHIQDAVVRALFGRGTAHGRIVVDGRKLCIAGE, from the coding sequence ATGCCGCACTCGCCTGAACTGCTCGGGCGGATGCGAAACCTGGATGCCCATCTTTTCCGGAACATCCGGGGACAGGACCGCGTGATTGCGCGGGTCGCCCCCGCCCTTGTGCGCGGGGAACTCGGGCTGTCCGATCCGTCCCGCCCGCGGGCCTCGTTCCTCTTTGTCGGCCCGACCGGCACGGGCAAGTCCGAGCTGGCGTCGGTGTTTTCCGGATACCTTTTCGGGCCGGACCACCTGATGCCTTTCGACATGTCGGAATACCAGAACAAGGAGTCGGTCGAAAAGATGCTCGGTGCGGACCGCTCTGACGTTGGGCTGCTGGGCAAGGCGCTGTCCGCGCATGGCCGGGGCACACTCCTCTTCGATGAGATGGAAAAGGCGCACCCGGAGGTGCTGGACCTTTTTTTGCAGATCCTCTGGCATGGACGGATCACGGTGGCGACCGGACGGACTTTTTTGCTGAACGATTATTACGTGGTCTTCACGTCCAACATCGGCGCGGCAGACGCGATGCGGATGGAGCGTTCCAGCGCGGCCACCGTGGAGGAGTCGGTGCAGCGCCGCGTGCGCCAGCGGCTGCGCCCGGAACTGGTCGGACGCATCGACGAGATCGCGGTGTTTTCCCGGCTGAGTCCCGACGTGCAGCGGGAAATCTGCTCTCTCCTCATCGACCGGGAAATCACCCGGCTCCGGCAAAACGGAGGGTATCAGTTGGAGATTGGCGAAGGCGTCATGGAATTTTTGCTCCGCGAGGGCTACGATCCCCACTACGGAGCCCGGCCCATGCAGCGCGCGGTCTCGCGCCACATTCAGGATGCCGTCGTGCGCGCGCTCTTCGGGCGCGGCACCGCCCACGGGCGAATTGTCGTGGACGGACGCAAGCTATGCATCGCCGGAGAGTGA
- a CDS encoding response regulator receiver, which produces MKKQSDLPASMACLKADPLRLLYVESHWLSRKTVWYLMQDVNCVWTYADNARQAVAIVAKERIRMGAQAAPDAAPGKNSFDVIIVDHHQTAEGSGLRVVRALREAGYAGTILAIGLEEISEIEKQRYEAFDTPFLVLTPENHGGLKTAVHAVCGRDAGAGGETSA; this is translated from the coding sequence ATGAAAAAACAGTCCGACTTGCCTGCCTCGATGGCTTGCCTGAAAGCCGATCCCCTGCGCCTGCTCTACGTGGAGTCGCACTGGCTCTCGCGCAAGACGGTCTGGTATCTGATGCAGGACGTGAATTGCGTGTGGACCTACGCCGACAACGCCAGACAGGCCGTCGCAATCGTAGCGAAGGAACGGATACGCATGGGCGCGCAGGCGGCACCGGATGCGGCGCCCGGCAAAAATTCGTTCGACGTGATCATCGTCGATCACCACCAGACGGCGGAAGGCTCCGGCCTGCGGGTGGTGCGCGCGCTGCGCGAGGCGGGATATGCCGGCACGATCCTCGCCATCGGCCTGGAGGAAATTTCCGAGATCGAAAAACAACGCTACGAAGCCTTCGACACACCCTTCCTCGTGCTCACTCCCGAAAACCACGGCGGCCTCAAAACCGCGGTCCATGCGGTCTGCGGACGGGACGCAGGCGCAGGCGGGGAAACGTCGGCATGA
- a CDS encoding aspartate racemase: MKLLGLLGATSHQAMLVYARLIHDEVGHRLRQSGQAAVLTLDRQPGELVTLIEQRDWPGLRKRLTEDARRLKAAGAEALVICSSLLHIVSEDIMAAAELPVVSVVDAVLSGLRRMKVGRVGLLGSFDEREAKMWKSSLETSLVRDVMVPVSTDQQHLAGIIREELSSGIVRDPSRVQLVHMVAAFRKAGSRAVVMTAPELRLIFGEDESLLPIVDATRLHVAAAVDWALGLENVRLRM; encoded by the coding sequence ATGAAGCTGCTCGGATTGCTTGGAGCCACGAGCCATCAGGCGATGCTCGTCTATGCCCGTCTGATTCATGACGAGGTCGGGCACCGGTTGCGCCAGTCCGGGCAGGCGGCGGTCCTCACCCTTGACCGCCAGCCGGGCGAACTGGTCACCCTGATCGAGCAGCGCGACTGGCCCGGCCTGCGGAAGCGGCTGACGGAAGATGCCAGACGGCTGAAAGCCGCCGGGGCCGAGGCCCTCGTCATCTGTTCGAGCCTGCTGCATATCGTAAGCGAGGACATTATGGCGGCGGCAGAGCTTCCCGTGGTCTCGGTGGTCGATGCGGTCCTCTCCGGACTGCGACGGATGAAGGTCGGGCGGGTGGGCCTGCTCGGCTCCTTCGACGAGCGGGAGGCCAAAATGTGGAAGAGTTCTCTGGAAACCAGCCTGGTGCGGGACGTGATGGTGCCGGTCTCCACTGACCAGCAGCACCTGGCCGGAATTATCCGGGAGGAACTGTCGTCCGGCATCGTGCGGGACCCGTCCCGGGTGCAACTGGTGCATATGGTGGCCGCGTTTCGCAAGGCGGGCTCGCGCGCCGTGGTCATGACGGCTCCGGAGTTGCGGCTGATTTTTGGTGAAGACGAGTCGTTGCTTCCGATCGTGGACGCGACCCGGCTGCATGTCGCGGCGGCGGTGGACTGGGCGCTGGGACTGGAAAACGTCCGGCTGCGCATGTGA
- a CDS encoding transcriptional regulator, with amino-acid sequence MNLPDLLCQNEGKTLEFKRDLSSPENVLRTLVAFANTSGGRVVIGVEDGSKRVCSLADPLAEEERLANLIADLIVPRLVPTIDIVAWRDAQVLIVEVFPSSNRPHHFRKLGPEEGTFVRLGSTNRRADPALRQELARMATNETFDESLLPELDSEALDFRVASELFPSRPPLKSSDLQTLRFLAPHGRRLVPTVGGLLLAGRDASARFPDAWIQCGRFRGEDKTHLDDTTECRGSLVQALEAAYQFIERHTANRILIPGLKNQKMPGLPLPAARELLVNAVVHADYSQTGAPIRVALFSNRLEIENPGILLAGLTLDDIRQGVSRLRNRVIGRVFKEIGYIEQWGSGIQRATAACAAAGLPPPMLEEHGFRFRATLRLIADRAAILDPVDTQIRDLLAAASDTGLSTAQLAAAVGLTPRAMRTRLARLGDQGLVSAVGINTRDPQRKYYWTGSQP; translated from the coding sequence ATGAATCTTCCTGACCTTCTTTGCCAAAACGAGGGCAAAACCTTGGAGTTTAAGCGAGACTTGTCCTCACCGGAGAACGTTCTTCGCACGCTCGTTGCCTTTGCCAATACCTCTGGCGGCAGGGTCGTTATCGGCGTGGAGGATGGTTCCAAACGCGTTTGCAGCCTGGCCGATCCCCTCGCCGAGGAAGAGCGCCTGGCCAACCTGATTGCCGATCTCATCGTGCCCCGGCTGGTGCCGACCATTGACATAGTTGCCTGGCGCGACGCGCAGGTTCTCATCGTGGAGGTTTTCCCCAGTTCCAACCGGCCGCATCACTTTCGCAAGCTCGGTCCTGAAGAGGGCACCTTTGTGCGTCTCGGTTCCACCAATCGCCGTGCCGACCCTGCCTTGCGGCAGGAGCTTGCCCGCATGGCGACAAACGAGACTTTCGATGAATCCCTCCTGCCGGAACTCGACTCGGAAGCGCTCGACTTCCGAGTGGCTTCCGAGTTGTTCCCCTCGCGCCCTCCGCTCAAATCCTCCGATCTGCAAACACTCCGGTTTCTTGCGCCCCATGGCCGACGCCTCGTGCCCACGGTAGGCGGTCTGCTTCTTGCCGGACGTGATGCCTCTGCCCGCTTCCCCGACGCATGGATTCAATGCGGGCGATTCCGAGGTGAAGACAAAACCCACCTCGACGATACCACCGAATGCAGGGGATCCCTTGTCCAGGCGCTTGAAGCCGCCTACCAGTTCATCGAACGCCATACCGCGAATCGCATCCTGATCCCCGGCTTGAAAAACCAGAAGATGCCCGGACTTCCTCTGCCGGCCGCTCGTGAACTCCTCGTCAACGCCGTTGTCCATGCCGACTACTCGCAGACCGGCGCGCCCATCCGCGTGGCGCTCTTTTCCAACCGGCTCGAAATCGAAAACCCCGGCATCCTCCTGGCAGGGCTCACCCTCGACGACATTCGCCAAGGCGTTTCCCGCCTGAGAAACCGCGTCATCGGACGCGTGTTCAAGGAGATTGGCTACATCGAGCAGTGGGGCAGTGGCATTCAGCGAGCCACCGCCGCCTGCGCCGCCGCCGGCCTTCCGCCGCCCATGCTCGAAGAGCACGGTTTCCGTTTTCGTGCCACCCTCCGGCTGATTGCGGACCGCGCGGCCATTCTCGATCCGGTGGATACGCAGATTCGCGATCTTCTGGCCGCCGCCTCGGATACCGGTCTCTCCACCGCCCAACTGGCCGCCGCCGTGGGCCTCACGCCCCGTGCCATGCGCACCCGCCTCGCCCGTCTCGGGGATCAGGGCCTCGTGTCCGCCGTCGGCATAAACACCCGCGACCCGCAGCGCAAATACTACTGGACCGGCTCGCAACCATAG
- a CDS encoding AraC family transcriptional regulator: MPANHTPESAPHHHPPHNILLPAALHTWRKEVFCQGGVAVLREHLRSNRFAWHRHDQLQFLLVLGGAVCEAEWKTREDESIARKLTGETVWMMPPGRPHALRWHREAELLVLYCDRAWAERFGKIPTEVSVEPLAHYVQHGPLVAELCHELRNTCHDRNPRADDVAALGLSLATRLLGTHYAHSPRGPKGWNIMPGAMRRLLDHIEQNLSEELTVSVLARMAGLSDSYFSEVFRDHTGMPPQLYIVRKRITRAKELLRTGNHTVGEVAHMTGFADQTHMDRYFRQFYGIPPSTWLPKKQDSEESDDDFRNVDKAHPEICA, translated from the coding sequence ATGCCGGCTAATCACACGCCGGAGTCGGCACCACACCACCACCCTCCACATAACATCCTGCTCCCTGCCGCCTTGCACACCTGGCGGAAGGAGGTCTTTTGCCAGGGCGGCGTCGCCGTCCTGCGCGAACACCTGCGAAGCAACCGTTTCGCCTGGCACCGGCATGACCAGCTCCAGTTTCTGCTGGTCCTGGGCGGCGCGGTCTGCGAGGCCGAATGGAAAACCCGTGAGGACGAGTCCATCGCGCGAAAACTGACCGGCGAGACGGTCTGGATGATGCCGCCGGGGCGCCCTCATGCGCTGCGCTGGCATCGCGAGGCGGAACTGCTCGTGCTGTATTGCGACCGGGCCTGGGCGGAGCGTTTCGGCAAAATTCCGACCGAAGTCTCTGTGGAGCCGCTGGCGCATTACGTGCAGCACGGACCGCTGGTCGCGGAACTGTGCCATGAACTGCGGAACACCTGCCATGACCGCAACCCGCGAGCCGACGATGTCGCGGCCCTCGGTCTCTCTCTGGCGACCCGGTTGCTTGGCACCCATTACGCACACTCTCCACGCGGCCCAAAAGGCTGGAATATCATGCCGGGCGCCATGCGCCGGTTATTGGATCATATCGAGCAAAACCTGTCCGAAGAACTTACGGTTTCGGTTCTGGCCCGCATGGCCGGCCTGAGTGACAGCTACTTCAGCGAGGTGTTTCGCGATCACACCGGGATGCCGCCGCAGCTCTACATCGTGCGCAAACGGATCACTCGCGCCAAGGAACTGTTGCGGACCGGAAACCATACCGTCGGGGAGGTGGCCCACATGACAGGGTTTGCCGACCAGACGCATATGGACCGGTATTTCCGGCAATTTTACGGAATCCCGCCAAGCACCTGGCTCCCCAAAAAACAGGATAGCGAAGAATCTGATGATGATTTTCGCAATGTGGACAAGGCCCACCCGGAAATTTGTGCTTAA